One Lycium barbarum isolate Lr01 chromosome 5, ASM1917538v2, whole genome shotgun sequence genomic window carries:
- the LOC132640605 gene encoding U-box domain-containing protein 35-like yields MMMSQRSSTGDKKGEEKATVVAIDKDKGSQYALKWAVDNLIGKGKNITLLHVKVRPSNSLPNADVSDGTPKVYRSDPDSQAKELFLPFRCFCNRKNIQVNEVVIEGIDVANSISDYISTNVIENLVMGAASRNGFVSRFKTMDIPSAVTKVVPGFCTVYVIAKGKVQTIKSPSAPVPSTPPAPLQNQTSSSLGAKLGLIDTRYAQINNTRGPISTGSMADGRSPYAPRSSTDDSDFIKSPFNRSKGVNKSYGDFSVADSDQSFVSSGRPSSDRAFLISMDNNELGLPPRLSNSSDTDNRYSAPRLSNSSETESRLSFGSSFSGTRLSEANALSSNSFESGNGSWSSTNNLEDIEAEMRRLKQELKQTMDMYSTACKEALSAKHKALELSRWKVEEEQKLEEARLAEEAALAVAEKEKAKCRAALEAAEEAQRIAEREAQRRINAERKAHIEAEEKKKVLDALAQSDCRYRKYTIEEIEAATDNFAASRKIGEGGYGPVYKCYLDHTQVAIKVLRPDAAQGRSQFQQEVEVLSCIRHPNMVLLLGACPEFGCLVYEYMANGSLDDRLFRRGNTPVLPWQLRFRIAAEVGTSLLFLHQTKPEPLVHRDLKPGNILLDRNYVSKISDVGLARLVPPSVADSVTQYRMTSTAGTFCYIDPEYQQTGMLGTKSDIYSLGIMLLQIITARPPMGLTHHVERAIEKGTFADMLDPAVPDWPVEQALTFAKLALKCAELRRKDRPDLGTVILPELNKLRVLAEEAMQPMPYGSSPRTPSSESRSSSQVISGTDSNKSRSSNPFSSSTRSSGE; encoded by the exons ATGATGATGAGCCAAAGGAGCAGTACTGGAGataaaaaaggagaagaaaaggCAACAGTTGTTGCAATAGacaaagataaaggaagtcaatATGCATTAAAATGGGCAGTTGATAATCTTATTGGCAAAGGAAAAAATATTACTCTTCTTCATGTTAAAGTCAGACCTTCTAATTCCCTTCCAAATGCAG ATGTGAGTGATGGAACTCCCAAAGTATATAGAAGTGATCCTGATAGTCAAGCAAAGGAGTTGTTCTTACCCTTCCGATGCTTCTGCAACCGTAAAAAT ATTCAAGTCAATGAAGTTGTAATCGAAGGCATAGACGTAGCAAACTCCATAAGCGACTACATTTCAACCAATGTCATAGAGAATCTGGTGATGGGAGCTGCATCAAGAAATGGTTTCGTTAGCAG ATTCAAGACAATGGATATTCCAAGCGCCGTCACCAAAGTTGTACCAGGCTTTTGCACGGTTTATGTGATTGCCAAAGGGAAAGTTCAAACGATAAAGAGTCCATCTGCGCCTGTTCCCAGTACACCACCTGCCCCGCTGCAGAATCAGACCAGCTCCTCTCTAGGTGCTAAGCTTGGCCTCATCGATACACGTTATGCACAAATCAACAACACAAGAG GTCCTATTTCAACAGGAAGTATGGCTGATGGTAGGTCACCGTACGCACCCCGAAGTTCAACTGACGACTCAGATTTCATCAA GTCACCATTCAACAGAAGTAAAGGGGTAAACAAATCATATGGAGACTTCTCAGTGGCAGATTCTGACCAATCATTTGTGAGCTCTGGTCGTCCAAGCTCAGATCGTGCATTTCTGATCTCTATGGACAATAATGAATTGGGTCTTCCACCTCGGCTTTCAAACAGCTCAGACACAGATAATAGATATTCTGCTCCTCGACTTTCAAACAGCTCAGAAACAGAGAGCAGATTAAGCTTTGGATCATCATTCTCAGGAACCAGGTTATCTGAAGCTAATGCCTTATCATCAAATTCTTTTGAGAGTGGAAATGGATCATGGTCATCAACCAACAACCTG GAAGACATTGAAGCGGAGATGAGAAGACTCAAGCAGGAGCTCAAGCAGACCATGGACATGTACAGCACAGCATGCAAGGAGGCACTTTCAGCAAAACATAAG GCATTGGAACTTAGCCGCTGGAAAGTAGAAGAAGAACAAAAATTAGAAGAGGCACGACTAGCCGAGGAAGCAGCACTGGCCGTTGCAGAGAAAGAAAAAGCAAAGTGCAGGGCAGCCCTTGAAGCTGCGGAAGAAGCACAGAGGATTGCCGAACGGGAGGCACAGAGAAGAATCAATGCAGAAAGGAAGGCACACATTGAAGCTGAAGAGAAGAAGAAGGTATTGGATGCCCTTGCACAAAGTGATTGCCGGTATCGTAAGTATACAATAGAGGAGATTGAAGCAGCAACGGATAACTTTGCAGCATCTCGTAAAATTGGGGAAGGTGGATACGGGCCGGTATACAAGTGTTACTTGGATCACACGCAGGTTGCGATTAAGGTTCTTCGTCCAGATGCTGCTCAGGGAAGGTCACAATTTCAGCAAGAG GTTGAAGTTCTAAGCTGCATAAGGCATCCAAACATGGTTCTTCTACTTGGAGCCTGCCCTGAATTTGGCTGCCTAGTGTATGAGTACATGGCCAATGGGAGCTTAGATGATCGCCTCTTCCGAAGAGGAAACACTCCAGTTCTTCCTTGGCAACTAAGATTCCGTATAGCTGCAGAGGTCGGTACTAGCCTCCTTTTCCTTCACCAGACCAAGCCAGAACCTCTAGTGCACCGGGATCTGAAACCTGGCAACATTTTGCTAGACCGCAATTATGTAAGTAAGATCAGTGACGTTGGTTTAGCTAGGCTCGTCCCCCCTTCTGTAGCTGACTCTGTGACACAGTATCGAATGACGTCAACAGCGGGAACATTTTGTTATATAGACCCTGAATATCAGCAAACTGGGATGTTGGGAACAAAATCTGATATATACTCACTTGGAATAATGCTTCTCCAAATAATTACAGCCAGACCTCCAATGGGTTTGACCCACCATGTTGAGAGGGCAATTGAGAAAGGCACTTTTGCTGATATGCTTGATCCAGCAGTTCCTGACTGGCCTGTTGAACAGGCTCTGACATTTGCCAAGTTAGCACTCAAGTGTGCAGAACTCAGGCGTAAAGATCGACCAGATCTTGGCACTGTCATTTTGCCTGAACTTAACAAGTTACGCGTACTCGCTGAAGAAGCAATGCAACCAATGCCTTATGGAAGCAGCCCAAGAACCCCATCCAGTGAAAGTCGATCTAGCTCTCAA GTAATTTCAGGAACTGATAGCAATAAAAGCCGCTCAAGCAACCCCTTTTCATCAAGCACAAGATCAAGTGGAGAATAA
- the LOC132640607 gene encoding pentatricopeptide repeat-containing protein At3g42630 isoform X3, with product MPVVAERLFLDMKSEGFVPDNSTLSALMLCYANNGLFSKALAAWDEIINSSYLPDVHVIAELIDIYGCKGYLYVAARILHQIKLKDSNLLRDVYVRVISRFGKKGQLELMEIMLKEMVSMGFPVDSATGNAYVIYYSNFGTLSEMEVAYGRLKMSRILIEEEAIRSISLAYLKEEKLYSLGQFVRDVGLSRRNVGNLLWNLLLLSYAVNFKMKSLQREFVRMVESGFLPDLNTFNIRALAFSKMSLFWDLHVTLEHMKHEKVVPDLVTYGSVVDAYLDRNLGRNLDFALQKFNKNDCVTIATDPLVLEAMGKGDFHLSSEARLEFSKKKNWTYEELISTYLKKYFRRNQIFWNY from the coding sequence ATGCCTGTTGTTGCTGAAAGGCTATTCCTTGATATGAAATCTGAAGGTTTTGTACCTGATAACTCTACTTTGTCAGCACTGATGTTATGCTATGCCAATAATGGTTTATTTTCCAAAGCATTAGCTGCTTGGGATGAAATTATAAACAGTTCATATCTGCCAGATGTTCATGTAATTGCTGAACTGATTGATATTTATGGCTGCAAAGGATATTTATATGTTGCTGCCAGAATATTGCATCAGATTAAGTTGAAAGATTCCAACTTGCTTCGTGATGTTTATGTTCGGGTTATCTCTCGTTTCGGAAAGAAAGGGCAGCTTGAATTGATGGAAATTATGTTGAAAGAGATGGTTTCAATGGGGTTCCCTGTTGATTCTGCTACCGGAAATGCTTATGTAATATACTATAGCAATTTTGGCACGCTGAGTGAAATGGAAGTTGCATATGGCCGTCTTAAGATGTCAAGAATTCTTATAGAGGAAGAAGCTATCAGGTCGATCTCCTTGGCTTATCTCAAGGAAGAGAAGCTTTATAGTTTAGGTCAGTTTGTAAGAGACGTCGGTCTTTCTAGGAGAAATGTGGGAAATCTCCTGTGGAACCTGTTACTTCTTTCTTATGCTGTCAACTTCAAAATGAAAAGTTTGCAGAGAGAATTTGTGAGAATGGTAGAAAGTGGTTTTTTACCTGATCTTAATACTTTCAATATTAGAGCTTTGGCGTTTTCGAAAATGTCATTGTTTTGGGATCTGCATGTAACCCTTGAACATATGAAGCATGAGAAGGTAGTTCCTGATCTTGTGACTTACGGTTCTGTTGTTGATGCATACTTGGATAGAAATCTGGGACGAAATTTGGATTTTGCTTTACAGAAATTTAATAAAAATGATTGTGTTACAATAGCAACAGATCCACTTGTACTTGAGGCCATGGGGAAAGGGGATTTCCACTTAAGCTCAGAGGCACGTTTAGAGTTCAGTAAGAAAAAGAATTGGACGTATGAGGAGCTTATCAGTACCTATCTCAAGAAATACTTCCGCCGTAATCAAATCTTTTGGAACTATTGA
- the LOC132640607 gene encoding pentatricopeptide repeat-containing protein At3g42630 isoform X2: protein MAVGLVVFTAFASLTPKPTPFSLMSHQNHPSAEKGGNIEPRGNYADCASLIQVLSRKRMPVVAERLFLDMKSEGFVPDNSTLSALMLCYANNGLFSKALAAWDEIINSSYLPDVHVIAELIDIYGCKGYLYVAARILHQIKLKDSNLLRDVYVRVISRFGKKGQLELMEIMLKEMVSMGFPVDSATGNAYVIYYSNFGTLSEMEVAYGRLKMSRILIEEEAIRSISLAYLKEEKLYSLGQFVRDVGLSRRNVGNLLWNLLLLSYAVNFKMKSLQREFVRMVESGFLPDLNTFNIRALAFSKMSLFWDLHVTLEHMKHEKVVPDLVTYGSVVDAYLDRNLGRNLDFALQKFNKNDCVTIATDPLVLEAMGKGDFHLSSEARLEFSKKKNWTYEELISTYLKKYFRRNQIFWNY from the exons ATGGCAGTTGGGTTAGTTGTGTTCACAGCCTTCGCATCACTAACTCCAAAACCAACTCCCTTTTCGTTAATGTCCCACCAAAATCACCCTTCTGCAGAAAAG GGAGGAAATATTGAGCCACGCGGTAATTATGCAGATTGTGCTTCACTGATACAGGTGTTAAGTAGGAAAAGAATGCCTGTTGTTGCTGAAAGGCTATTCCTTGATATGAAATCTGAAGGTTTTGTACCTGATAACTCTACTTTGTCAGCACTGATGTTATGCTATGCCAATAATGGTTTATTTTCCAAAGCATTAGCTGCTTGGGATGAAATTATAAACAGTTCATATCTGCCAGATGTTCATGTAATTGCTGAACTGATTGATATTTATGGCTGCAAAGGATATTTATATGTTGCTGCCAGAATATTGCATCAGATTAAGTTGAAAGATTCCAACTTGCTTCGTGATGTTTATGTTCGGGTTATCTCTCGTTTCGGAAAGAAAGGGCAGCTTGAATTGATGGAAATTATGTTGAAAGAGATGGTTTCAATGGGGTTCCCTGTTGATTCTGCTACCGGAAATGCTTATGTAATATACTATAGCAATTTTGGCACGCTGAGTGAAATGGAAGTTGCATATGGCCGTCTTAAGATGTCAAGAATTCTTATAGAGGAAGAAGCTATCAGGTCGATCTCCTTGGCTTATCTCAAGGAAGAGAAGCTTTATAGTTTAGGTCAGTTTGTAAGAGACGTCGGTCTTTCTAGGAGAAATGTGGGAAATCTCCTGTGGAACCTGTTACTTCTTTCTTATGCTGTCAACTTCAAAATGAAAAGTTTGCAGAGAGAATTTGTGAGAATGGTAGAAAGTGGTTTTTTACCTGATCTTAATACTTTCAATATTAGAGCTTTGGCGTTTTCGAAAATGTCATTGTTTTGGGATCTGCATGTAACCCTTGAACATATGAAGCATGAGAAGGTAGTTCCTGATCTTGTGACTTACGGTTCTGTTGTTGATGCATACTTGGATAGAAATCTGGGACGAAATTTGGATTTTGCTTTACAGAAATTTAATAAAAATGATTGTGTTACAATAGCAACAGATCCACTTGTACTTGAGGCCATGGGGAAAGGGGATTTCCACTTAAGCTCAGAGGCACGTTTAGAGTTCAGTAAGAAAAAGAATTGGACGTATGAGGAGCTTATCAGTACCTATCTCAAGAAATACTTCCGCCGTAATCAAATCTTTTGGAACTATTGA
- the LOC132640607 gene encoding pentatricopeptide repeat-containing protein At3g42630 isoform X1, with translation MAVGLVVFTAFASLTPKPTPFSLMSHQNHPSAEKRPWRKKQGGNIEPRGNYADCASLIQVLSRKRMPVVAERLFLDMKSEGFVPDNSTLSALMLCYANNGLFSKALAAWDEIINSSYLPDVHVIAELIDIYGCKGYLYVAARILHQIKLKDSNLLRDVYVRVISRFGKKGQLELMEIMLKEMVSMGFPVDSATGNAYVIYYSNFGTLSEMEVAYGRLKMSRILIEEEAIRSISLAYLKEEKLYSLGQFVRDVGLSRRNVGNLLWNLLLLSYAVNFKMKSLQREFVRMVESGFLPDLNTFNIRALAFSKMSLFWDLHVTLEHMKHEKVVPDLVTYGSVVDAYLDRNLGRNLDFALQKFNKNDCVTIATDPLVLEAMGKGDFHLSSEARLEFSKKKNWTYEELISTYLKKYFRRNQIFWNY, from the exons ATGGCAGTTGGGTTAGTTGTGTTCACAGCCTTCGCATCACTAACTCCAAAACCAACTCCCTTTTCGTTAATGTCCCACCAAAATCACCCTTCTGCAGAAAAG AGACCTTGGCGCAAGAAACAGGGAGGAAATATTGAGCCACGCGGTAATTATGCAGATTGTGCTTCACTGATACAGGTGTTAAGTAGGAAAAGAATGCCTGTTGTTGCTGAAAGGCTATTCCTTGATATGAAATCTGAAGGTTTTGTACCTGATAACTCTACTTTGTCAGCACTGATGTTATGCTATGCCAATAATGGTTTATTTTCCAAAGCATTAGCTGCTTGGGATGAAATTATAAACAGTTCATATCTGCCAGATGTTCATGTAATTGCTGAACTGATTGATATTTATGGCTGCAAAGGATATTTATATGTTGCTGCCAGAATATTGCATCAGATTAAGTTGAAAGATTCCAACTTGCTTCGTGATGTTTATGTTCGGGTTATCTCTCGTTTCGGAAAGAAAGGGCAGCTTGAATTGATGGAAATTATGTTGAAAGAGATGGTTTCAATGGGGTTCCCTGTTGATTCTGCTACCGGAAATGCTTATGTAATATACTATAGCAATTTTGGCACGCTGAGTGAAATGGAAGTTGCATATGGCCGTCTTAAGATGTCAAGAATTCTTATAGAGGAAGAAGCTATCAGGTCGATCTCCTTGGCTTATCTCAAGGAAGAGAAGCTTTATAGTTTAGGTCAGTTTGTAAGAGACGTCGGTCTTTCTAGGAGAAATGTGGGAAATCTCCTGTGGAACCTGTTACTTCTTTCTTATGCTGTCAACTTCAAAATGAAAAGTTTGCAGAGAGAATTTGTGAGAATGGTAGAAAGTGGTTTTTTACCTGATCTTAATACTTTCAATATTAGAGCTTTGGCGTTTTCGAAAATGTCATTGTTTTGGGATCTGCATGTAACCCTTGAACATATGAAGCATGAGAAGGTAGTTCCTGATCTTGTGACTTACGGTTCTGTTGTTGATGCATACTTGGATAGAAATCTGGGACGAAATTTGGATTTTGCTTTACAGAAATTTAATAAAAATGATTGTGTTACAATAGCAACAGATCCACTTGTACTTGAGGCCATGGGGAAAGGGGATTTCCACTTAAGCTCAGAGGCACGTTTAGAGTTCAGTAAGAAAAAGAATTGGACGTATGAGGAGCTTATCAGTACCTATCTCAAGAAATACTTCCGCCGTAATCAAATCTTTTGGAACTATTGA
- the LOC132640606 gene encoding cytochrome P450 CYP73A100-like, translated as MAKFLNNTIFSILFTIAFLSCSKLLSFPLNYISLVVPLLPLIIHFLYANKSQNNLPPGPRTVPIFGNWLQVGNDLNHRLLATMSQTYGPIFLLKLGSKNLVVVSNPELANQVLHTQGVEFGSRPRNVVFDIFTGNGQDMVFTIYGEHWRKMRRIMTLPFFTNKVVHQYSDMWENEMDLVVDDLKNDKKVEYEGIVIRKRLQLMLYNIMYRMMFDAKFESQDDPLFIEATKFNSERSRLAQSFDYNYGDFIPLLRPFLRGYLNKCKDLQSRRLAFFNNYFVEKRRKIIGENGEKHKISCAIDHIIDAEMKGEISEQNVLYIVENINVAAIETTLWSMEWAIAELVNHPTVQQKIRDEISTVLKGKSVTESNLHELPYLQATVNETLRLHTPIPLLVPHMNLDEAKLGDYTIPKETKVVVNAWWLANNPAWWKNPTEFRPERFLEEDGGTEAAVGGGKVDFRYLPFGMGRRSCPGIILALPILGLVIAKLASNFEMQAPPGEGKVDTSEKGGQFSLHIAKHSTVVFKPVAA; from the exons ATGGCCAAATTTCTCAACAACACCATCTTCTCCATTCTCTTTACAATTGCATTTCTTTCATGTTCAAAGTTACTGTCATTCCCTCTCAATTACATTTCACTTGTTGTCCCTTTACTTCCCCTTATTATCCACTTTCTCTATGCTAATAAGTCCCAAAACAACCTCCCACCAGGTCCACGAACGGTTCCAATTTTTGGTAATTGGCTACAAGTTGGCAATGACTTGAACCATCGACTCCTAGCCACCATGTCACAAACCTATGGTCCAATATTTTTACTCAAACTTGGGTCCAAAAACTTAGTTGTCGTATCGAACCCTGAACTAGCTAACCAAGTCCTACACACACAAGGGGTCGAGTTTGGGTCCCGTCCACGTAACGTTGTGTTCGACATATTTACGGGCAATGGACAAGATATGGTGTTCACAATATATGGTGAGCATTGGAGAAAAATGAGACGTATTATGACACTTCCATTTTTTACTAACAAAGTGGTGCACCAATATAGTGATATGTGGGAAAATGAGATGGACCTAGTAGTTGATGACTTGAAGAATGATAAAAAGGTGGAATATGAGGGAATTGTGATTAGGAAACGCTTGCAATTGATGTTATATAATATTATGTATCGAATGATGTTTGATGCAAAATTTGAGTCTCAAGATGATCCTTTGTTCATTGAGGCAACTAAGTTTAACTCAGAGAGAAGTAGATTAGCTCAGAGCTTTGACTATAATTATGGTGATTTTATACCTTTGCTTAGACCATTCTTGAGAGGGTACCTTAACAAGTGCAAGGACTTGCAATCAAGGAGACTTGCATTCTTCAATAATTACTTTGTGGAGAAAAGAAG GAAAATAATTGGTGAAAATGGAGAAAAGCACAAGATAAGCTGCGCTATTGATCACATAATAGATGCTGAAATGAAAGGAGAAATAAGTGAACAAAATGTGTTGTATATTGTGGAAAACATCAATGTTGCAGCAATTGAAACAACTCTATGGTCCATGGAATGGGCAATAGCTGAGCTTGTCAATCATCCAACAGTTCAACAAAAGATCAGAGATGAAATCTCAACCGTCCTTAAAGGCAAGTCAGTCACAGAATCAAACCTCCATGAGTTGCCCTATTTGCAAGCCACAGTAAATGAGACATTAAGACTCCACACACCAATACCATTACTAGTACCCCATATGAACCTTGATGAAGCAAAGCTAGGTGATTACACTATTCCGAAAGAAACTAAAGTCGTTGTTAATGCATGGTGGTTGGCTAACAACCCTGCATGGTGGAAAAACCCTACCGAGTTCCGGCCCGAGCGGTTCCTCGAGGAGGATGGCGGCACAGAGGCGGCTGTTGGAGGTGGCAAGGTGGATTTCCGCTACTTGCCATTTGGTATGGGGAGGCGGAGCTGCCCGGGAATCATCCTTGCACTGCCAATTCTGGGGCTTGTCATAGCCAAACTAGCGTCAAATTTTGAAATGCAGGCTCCTCCAGGTGAGGGAAAGGTTGATACAAGTGAGAAAGGGGGGCAGTTTAGCTTGCACATTGCTAAACATTCCACAGTTGTGTTCAAACCTGTTGCTGCATAA